One part of the Parabacteroides distasonis ATCC 8503 genome encodes these proteins:
- a CDS encoding HYC_CC_PP family protein, which yields MRRFLLFILAVFYLGVSSGFALNYHYCMGKLAEVSLQYLDTCPSCGEAGTSHKCCSTETEYVKLSVDQDVANTLVQLSAPVAVVLLFDLLDSYKIAGRDETTRSNPFINPPKENSAIPLFVHHCTFLI from the coding sequence ATGAGAAGATTTTTATTGTTCATACTCGCTGTTTTTTACCTCGGGGTTTCCTCCGGGTTTGCGCTGAATTACCATTATTGTATGGGTAAGTTGGCGGAGGTGAGTTTGCAGTATCTTGACACTTGCCCCAGTTGCGGTGAGGCGGGCACGTCCCATAAGTGCTGCTCTACCGAGACGGAATATGTTAAGTTATCCGTCGATCAGGATGTGGCGAATACGCTCGTGCAATTGTCCGCTCCTGTCGCTGTAGTTTTGTTGTTCGATCTACTCGACTCCTATAAGATCGCCGGGCGAGACGAGACAACACGTTCCAATCCCTTTATTAATCCACCCAAGGAGAATAGCGCTATCCCGTTATTCGTCCATCATTGTACTTTTTTGATTTAG